Genomic window (Campylobacter sp. RM16704):
TAGCAAAAGGTGTTTGTATATGAGTAATTTTACCATTATCAATGATAATTTTTAAAGCACCGAAAATTTCAAAATACAAATACACTTCTAAAATGTTTCCATTTTTCCTAGCTTCGAATAAAGCCCTATTTCCCTCATAAACAAAAGGTATATGATAAATTCCTTCAAAAAAAGCAAAAAACATTTCTTTATAAATTTCAAATTCATACGCACCTTTACTTTCTATAAGTTTTTTAGTGATGAGTTTTTTATACCAAGCTTTTTCATCACCCTCTTGCAAAAGCTTTTCTATAAGATCCACTCCTTCTTCAAAAAGTCTAATTTTAGGTTTTTTCAAAAGATTTTTAAAAGAAATTACACCTTTATCTTCATAAACTTCAGCTAAATATTCCTCTCCTACTTCAAGTTCTATCATACTTTTAGTTTCAAGCTTTTTAGTATTTAAAAGCAATACATAACGATTATATGATTTTTTTTCTAAAATTTGCATTCTTACAGGCAAGGTTGAGTTGATGATATTCACCAAAGTTTCCTTAATTCTTGTGCTAAAACAAAACTAAGCTTTTCTTTGCTTTGTTTAAAACTTTGAGAAATACTATCTTTAGTGATAAAGTAAATGCTATTTTCATCGCTTCCAAAGCTCATTTGCTCATTTAAAATATTTAAACAAACCATATCTAAATTTTTATTAACTAAAGATTTTTTTGCATTTTCTAAAGCATTTTGTACATCAAATTCCATTTTAAAGCCTATTTTTTTACCTTTAAAATCTAAATTTTTTAATATATCCTCATTAATCCTTAATTTTAAATCAAACCCATTTAAATACTCATTTTTTTTAATCTTACCTTTAAAAGCTTTGGGAATAAAATCACTCACAGCAGCAGCCATAATCAAAGCATTAAAATCTTTGTATTTTTGCAATTTTTCTTTTAATTCCAAAGAAGATTCAAATTTTTCTAATTTATAAGGTGTTTTAAACTCTACTGAACTAACCAACACTACCTTAGCACCTAAAAAATACAAAGCATCTGCGATTGCCTTTGCCATTTTTCCACTTGAAAAATTGCTAATACATCTTACATCATCGATTTTTTCTTTAGTTCCACCACCACTTATAACAAAACTTTTATCTTTAAAAAAGTCTTCTTGCATTAAGCTTCTTTTTAAAGCATAAACAATACTATCAAGTTCAGCCAAAGCTCCTAAACCTTCATCTTTACAAGCTAGAGTTTTAACCACAGGATCAATGATAATATAACCTTGCTCTTTTAAATTTTTTAAAGAATTTTGAGTGCTAAAGTGTAAATACATATTTGTATTTGCAGCAGGTGCGATTAAAAAAGGCTTGTTTTTATCTACTGCTATTAAAGTTTGAATGAATAAATTATCCGCCATACCATAGTTTAGTTTATTGATAGAATTAACACTAGCAGGTGCAAAAAGCACACAATCACAAGTCTTACTAAAAGCTATATGATTATTAGTATTTTGCCAACTTTCATTTTCTTCACATAAAATTTCATCTGCCAAAGCTTCAAAACTAAGCTTAGTGCCAAATTTCAAAGCTCCTTGACTTAGCAAAACTTTAACTCTAAAACCTTCTTTTTTTAATAAAGAAATAAGCTCATAAGCTTTATAAAAAGCTATACTTCCACTTACTGCCAGTAAGATTGTTTTCATTTTTTACCTAATTTTTTATAGTAAAAATCTTCTATGATTTGCACTTTTGCTCTATTAATATGTAAAGAGCCTTTTTCTACATCCTTACACACAGTGCTTCCTGCTGCGATGATTACTTCATCTTTTATTTCAACCGGAGCGATAAATTGCGTATCTGAACCTACAAAAACATTTTTACCTATTTTGGTTTTATGTTTTTTAACCCCATCATAATTACAAGTGATAGTACCACAACCTATATTAGTTCCCTCATCTATCTCACAATCCCCTAAATAACTCAAATGCCCTGCTTTAACTCCATTTAATAATGCATTTTTGCATTCTACAAAATTTCCTATATGTGTATTTTTAAGCTGACATTTTGGACGTAAATGTGCTAAAGGACCTACATCACTATTTTCTACTATGCTATCTTCAATCACACTTGAGCTTTTAATGATAGAATTAATGATTTTTGATTTTCCCTCTATACGCACATTTTCATATACTTCGCACTCGCCTACAAACTCAACCTCATCTGAAATAAAAGTCGTCGCAGGCATATGAAAAATAACCCCTTGTCTCATCCATTCTTTTTTAATCGCTTCTTGCATAAGATCTTGTGCTAAGCAAAGCTCTACTTTATCATTTACTCCCATAAAATCTTGCTCATTTACAAACACTGCATCGATTTCATAGCCCTTTTCTTTTGCTAAATATACTGCATCGGTTAAATAATACTCTTTAGCTTTATTTTCATTTTTTATCAAAGGCAATACTTCTTTTAAAATTTGTGCTTTTATAGCATAAACACCACTATTACAAATGTTTATAGCAAGTTCTTCTTTGCTTGCATCTTTTGTTTCTACTATTTTTTGAATTTTATTTTCTTTTAATACTATTCTTCCATAGCTTTTTGGATCTTTTACCTCAAAAACTGCCACATTAAAATCACTTTCATTTAAAGCTATTTTTTCTAAATCACTTGCTTTAACTAAAGGCATATCACCACATAAAATCAATACTTTTTCATGCTTACTCTCATAACCCCTTAAAGCCCCTGCAGTACCTGGAAAATTTTGCAAGTCTTGTTCTAAAAAGCGTGTATTTGGAAAATGCTCTAAAACAACTTGCTCAACCTTTTCTTTTTGATGAGAAAGCACCACACATACATCATCACTAATTTTATATGCTTGTTTTAAAATATGTAAAATCATTGCTTTTGAACAAATTTTTTGAAGCACTTTTGGATTTTGTGATTTCATACGCGTACCAAGTCCAGCAGCTAAAATAAGCACAGAAATTTTCATGAAACACCTTTATAAAAAATTATTGCTTATTTTAACAAGCTAAAGTAAAAAATTCTTACTAATTATTGCTTATTTTTGTAGATTCTCATTTACTTTAAACTTAAATTTATGGGGGGGGGTATAATGCTTTTTTTCATTTTAAATTTAAAGGAGCAATCAAATGAAACTTTCTTATCATACAAGTAAAGTTTTAATGGGAGTTAGCATTAGTGCTTTATTAAGTAGTGCTACATTAGCACAAGAAATAAATCATGGAAATTTTACTGATTATTTCAATTATAAAGATGGAATTTGGAATTTAAATTCTAAAGAAAATATAGAATTAAAAATACAACCTGGAAGTATTCAAGCATATTATGGTAAAGAAAACCATGATAAGCCTATAAAAGATTTAATATCAAAACAAGTGGTGTTTTAACCATAGGATCTGATTCAGACTGGATAGATGTTGGTGAAACTTCGACTAATGAAGCAAAATATGATTTATACAGCGTCAATCTAGAAGCAAAAGAAATTGTTTTAAATAAGGATCAGACTTCTTTAAAAGCAAATAAGGCTTTCAATATAAAAGGAAATGTTACACTTAATGGTAGCTCACCTATAACAAATGATAATATACATGATGAAGAACTTGATAGACCTAGTTTAGATGTATGGAATGGATATGGCGAAAAAGATGGCTATATGAATATACAAGGAAATTTAAATGTAAATAATTCTTTTATTGGTATATTTGATGCAAATAAGAAAGGTGGTTTAATCTTTGTAGATGGAGATGTGAATATAAAAGATTCAGCTATAGGTATAAGTACAAATAGTGTTTCAAATTTAGGTATAAACAACTATGTAGCTATAAAAACAACAGGCAATTTTAACCAAGATATAGATAAAAACATAGTAACAGCACTATACACTAAAGATATAACAAGTATGCTTGAAACAAGCAATTTACTACCAAAAAATGTATTTTTTGAAGATACCGATTTAGCTCAATTTACAGACTATAAACTTAGTGTTTCTAATGATGGTAAAAATCTTTTAATTAGTGGTGGTGCTAATGAAAATGTAAGAGATTTAGCAAAAATATTAAAATCTGAAATTGATATTAGAAAAGAAGCCTTAGATACTTTTGAAAATATAAAAAATAGCATAGAATACGATGAAGATTATAATCAAAATTCTTACCAAAAACCAGGATATATCGGAGATGAAGCTATGCTTGAAGCCATAGTGCAAGCAGAAAAAGAACTACAAGAACAAATTGAAAAATTAGAACAACAAATCCAAGATATACAAGATAATGGTGGAAAATTTGATGGTAGTGATTTAGTTGAAAATATGAAAGATGTTAGCTTAGAAAATAAAAATTTAGCTGTAAATATGCTAAATAGTATTTTAGATTCTAAACTTAGCAATGACGCTATCGCAGCACTCACTTTAGATACAACAGGAAAAAATCTAAATACAATCACAACAAACACAAATGCAAGTGCAAAAGCTATAGTAAATAATGCTCAAAATTCTTCTGTTAATTCTTCCATAGGCGTAGCAAATGACCTAGCTATTGGAACAAGAATAGCAAAACTTTCAAATCCTTATCAAGATAAAGCTTTAGTAGAAAAATTTGCTACAACCCATATAGCAGCACTAGCAAGTGATGTTTATAATTATTATGGAAGCTCTTCATTTAATAATAGCTTTTGGGGTAATGTTTTTGGTGGTGCAAATATCATAGATGGAGATAGTGGTGCTTTGTATGGATTTACCTTAGGTGCTGATAGAAAAATCAACGATAATGCTTTGCTTGGTTTTTATTTTACTTATGCTGATTCAACTATTAAAGATGGGGTTATGGAACAAAAATCAGATAATTATCAATTTGGTATTTATTCTTTAATCAATCCAAACGATCAATGGGAAATTAATCTAAGAGCTTACGGGCAAATTTCTCCAACAGATCAAAGTGTAACAATGCTAAGTGATTCTAGTAATGCTGATTATAATAGTAAATTTTTTGGTTTAAGTGCTAATGCTGGTAGAATTTTTAATCCAAATTCATCATCATTATTTATCAAGCCTTTTGCTGGTATAAATTACTACTACGCACACACTCCAAGCTATAAAGAAAGTGGTATGTTTGCAAAAGATGTTCAAAGTATGACAAATAATTCTATTAGTTTAGAACTAGGTGCTGAATTTAGAAAATATATGAGTGAAGAATCATATTTATTTATCACTCCAAAAATAGAACAATATGTGATGAATAATGGAGATGATTTTGTAGCTGGATTTGTTGGCTCAGGTTCAAATTTTATCATCAAAGGTAATGATAAGAAAAAAACTTACGCTCAAATCATCATAGGTGGTAATGTAGATATTAACGAACAATTTAGCTTAAATGCTGGTATTGGAGCTAAACAAATATTAGCTGGCAAAACAGATAATAAAAACGAAACTTATGTAAGTGGTCAAGTAGGTTTTAAATATAAATTCTAAAAATCTTTTGAGAACTCCTTAAATGCTAGAGTTTTTACTCTAGCATTAATAATTAGTCAAATATAGTATTTTTTTAAGAGTAAAATTGCTAAAATAACTCTTTAATTTTATACAAGGAAAAATTTTTGAGAGTTTTACTAGTTTTATTTATATCAAGTTTAGCTCTTCTTAGTGCTGAAGTAACTATACCAACTGTGAATTTAAGCCTAAGTGCACCAAATAATCCACAACAACTTGTAACAACTTTAAATATAGTCATAGTTTTAACCATATTAGCTCTTGCACCAACTATTATTTTTGTGATGA
Coding sequences:
- the coaBC gene encoding bifunctional phosphopantothenoylcysteine decarboxylase/phosphopantothenate--cysteine ligase CoaBC translates to MKTILLAVSGSIAFYKAYELISLLKKEGFRVKVLLSQGALKFGTKLSFEALADEILCEENESWQNTNNHIAFSKTCDCVLFAPASVNSINKLNYGMADNLFIQTLIAVDKNKPFLIAPAANTNMYLHFSTQNSLKNLKEQGYIIIDPVVKTLACKDEGLGALAELDSIVYALKRSLMQEDFFKDKSFVISGGGTKEKIDDVRCISNFSSGKMAKAIADALYFLGAKVVLVSSVEFKTPYKLEKFESSLELKEKLQKYKDFNALIMAAAVSDFIPKAFKGKIKKNEYLNGFDLKLRINEDILKNLDFKGKKIGFKMEFDVQNALENAKKSLVNKNLDMVCLNILNEQMSFGSDENSIYFITKDSISQSFKQSKEKLSFVLAQELRKLW
- the glmU gene encoding bifunctional UDP-N-acetylglucosamine diphosphorylase/glucosamine-1-phosphate N-acetyltransferase GlmU produces the protein MKISVLILAAGLGTRMKSQNPKVLQKICSKAMILHILKQAYKISDDVCVVLSHQKEKVEQVVLEHFPNTRFLEQDLQNFPGTAGALRGYESKHEKVLILCGDMPLVKASDLEKIALNESDFNVAVFEVKDPKSYGRIVLKENKIQKIVETKDASKEELAINICNSGVYAIKAQILKEVLPLIKNENKAKEYYLTDAVYLAKEKGYEIDAVFVNEQDFMGVNDKVELCLAQDLMQEAIKKEWMRQGVIFHMPATTFISDEVEFVGECEVYENVRIEGKSKIINSIIKSSSVIEDSIVENSDVGPLAHLRPKCQLKNTHIGNFVECKNALLNGVKAGHLSYLGDCEIDEGTNIGCGTITCNYDGVKKHKTKIGKNVFVGSDTQFIAPVEIKDEVIIAAGSTVCKDVEKGSLHINRAKVQIIEDFYYKKLGKK
- a CDS encoding autotransporter outer membrane beta-barrel domain-containing protein yields the protein MNIQGNLNVNNSFIGIFDANKKGGLIFVDGDVNIKDSAIGISTNSVSNLGINNYVAIKTTGNFNQDIDKNIVTALYTKDITSMLETSNLLPKNVFFEDTDLAQFTDYKLSVSNDGKNLLISGGANENVRDLAKILKSEIDIRKEALDTFENIKNSIEYDEDYNQNSYQKPGYIGDEAMLEAIVQAEKELQEQIEKLEQQIQDIQDNGGKFDGSDLVENMKDVSLENKNLAVNMLNSILDSKLSNDAIAALTLDTTGKNLNTITTNTNASAKAIVNNAQNSSVNSSIGVANDLAIGTRIAKLSNPYQDKALVEKFATTHIAALASDVYNYYGSSSFNNSFWGNVFGGANIIDGDSGALYGFTLGADRKINDNALLGFYFTYADSTIKDGVMEQKSDNYQFGIYSLINPNDQWEINLRAYGQISPTDQSVTMLSDSSNADYNSKFFGLSANAGRIFNPNSSSLFIKPFAGINYYYAHTPSYKESGMFAKDVQSMTNNSISLELGAEFRKYMSEESYLFITPKIEQYVMNNGDDFVAGFVGSGSNFIIKGNDKKKTYAQIIIGGNVDINEQFSLNAGIGAKQILAGKTDNKNETYVSGQVGFKYKF